In the Carboxydothermus hydrogenoformans Z-2901 genome, one interval contains:
- a CDS encoding EamA family transporter gives MYLLLAVICAFMIALGQIFWKLGMERMPFTFTLTGLIKFFMNGYIISGIFMYVSETFLWFWLLAREQVSKIYPALSLSYIFVLVMARVFLKEKIVFTQVIGILLVVLGVSLIVKK, from the coding sequence ATGTATTTACTTTTAGCCGTTATTTGTGCTTTTATGATAGCCCTGGGGCAGATATTCTGGAAGCTTGGGATGGAAAGAATGCCTTTTACTTTTACTTTGACTGGTTTAATAAAATTTTTTATGAATGGTTACATTATTTCAGGAATTTTCATGTACGTTTCCGAAACTTTCTTATGGTTTTGGCTTTTAGCCCGGGAGCAGGTCAGTAAGATTTATCCCGCACTTTCCTTAAGTTATATTTTTGTGTTGGTAATGGCCAGAGTATTTTTAAAGGAAAAAATTGTTTTTACCCAGGTAATTGGCATCTTGCTGGTTGTATTAGGCGTAAGTTTAATTGTGAAAAAGTAG
- the truB gene encoding tRNA pseudouridine(55) synthase TruB: MDGFINLLKPPGMTSHDVVAYVRKKLKTGKVGHLGTLDPAAAGVLPVAVGQATRLIEYLENVAMKEYLAEIVFGITTATWDMEGEILEQKDASFLTAGDIEKVLGHFHGEIEQTPPLASAVKVSGKPLYRYQRQGEKVEPPKRKVFIDSIELLEFLADKPQPAVRLYIRCSRGTYIRSIANEIGNLLKTGATLKFLLRTRSGPFLLDDSNLLHEDFTLIPPEQLFQDFPKINLTREQYLRVKNGGGVKVETKGENFGPVFAYYGEKIIATGMICGQIFRPEKVFRFGE, encoded by the coding sequence ATGGATGGTTTTATCAACCTGTTAAAACCGCCGGGAATGACTTCCCACGATGTGGTAGCTTATGTACGGAAAAAATTAAAAACCGGGAAAGTTGGGCATTTAGGTACTCTTGATCCTGCAGCGGCAGGAGTATTACCGGTGGCAGTGGGGCAGGCTACCCGCTTAATAGAATATTTGGAAAATGTAGCCATGAAAGAATACCTGGCGGAAATTGTTTTTGGCATTACCACTGCTACCTGGGATATGGAAGGGGAAATTTTGGAGCAAAAGGACGCTTCCTTTTTAACCGCTGGCGATATAGAAAAAGTACTTGGGCATTTTCATGGTGAAATCGAGCAAACCCCGCCTCTTGCTTCGGCGGTTAAGGTTTCGGGTAAACCTTTATACCGTTATCAACGCCAGGGGGAAAAGGTAGAACCCCCGAAAAGGAAGGTTTTTATCGATAGTATTGAATTGTTGGAATTCTTAGCAGACAAACCCCAGCCGGCGGTGCGGTTGTATATCCGTTGTTCCCGGGGAACATATATTAGAAGCATAGCAAATGAGATCGGTAATTTACTTAAAACGGGGGCAACCCTGAAATTTTTGCTTCGCACCCGCTCCGGACCCTTTTTGTTAGACGACAGTAACCTTCTTCACGAAGATTTTACCCTTATTCCTCCGGAACAGCTATTTCAAGATTTTCCAAAAATAAACTTAACCAGGGAGCAATACCTCAGGGTAAAAAATGGCGGAGGAGTAAAGGTTGAAACTAAAGGGGAAAATTTTGGACCGGTGTTTGCTTATTATGGCGAAAAGATTATAGCCACAGGCATGATTTGCGGGCAAATTTTTCGACCGGAAAAGGTTTTCCGGTTTGGGGAGTGA
- a CDS encoding DUF1992 domain-containing protein encodes MDILMHLAEERIREAMENGVFDNLPGKGQKIIPEDLSMIPEDLRAGYIILKNAGVLPEEMQLKKELVTLQNLIDCCYDEEEKKEIKKKINEKILRFNLLMEKRKKQNSPALKAYLGKIYGRFR; translated from the coding sequence ATGGATATCTTGATGCATCTTGCGGAGGAAAGAATTCGGGAAGCTATGGAAAATGGGGTTTTTGATAATCTTCCGGGAAAGGGGCAAAAAATTATTCCCGAGGATTTGTCCATGATCCCGGAAGATTTACGCGCAGGATATATCATTTTAAAAAATGCCGGCGTGCTGCCCGAAGAAATGCAGCTCAAAAAAGAATTGGTGACTTTACAAAATCTTATCGATTGCTGCTACGATGAAGAAGAAAAGAAGGAAATAAAGAAAAAAATTAACGAAAAAATCCTGCGCTTTAATCTTTTAATGGAAAAACGGAAAAAGCAAAATTCACCGGCTTTAAAAGCTTATCTTGGAAAAATTTATGGACGTTTTAGATAA
- the rbfA gene encoding 30S ribosome-binding factor RbfA, with the protein MRVLASHKHERTAQAIKEAVAAIISREVKDPRLGFVSVTKVDLARDLSQAKIYISVYGSEEDKKNSFIALNSAKGFIKGELASRVRLRIMPELYFVEDPSIEYGARIMEILEGLKKEAGENESES; encoded by the coding sequence GTGAGGGTTTTGGCTTCCCATAAGCACGAACGAACCGCCCAGGCAATCAAAGAAGCGGTGGCGGCTATCATTTCCAGGGAAGTAAAGGACCCCAGGCTTGGATTTGTGTCGGTTACCAAAGTTGATTTAGCCAGGGATTTGAGCCAGGCGAAAATTTATATCAGCGTTTATGGCAGTGAGGAGGATAAAAAAAATAGTTTCATAGCTTTAAATAGTGCCAAAGGATTTATCAAAGGAGAATTAGCATCACGGGTTAGACTTAGAATAATGCCCGAACTGTATTTTGTAGAAGATCCTTCTATTGAATATGGAGCAAGAATTATGGAAATCTTGGAAGGTCTTAAAAAAGAAGCAGGAGAGAACGAAAGTGAGTCTTAA
- the rpsO gene encoding 30S ribosomal protein S15 — translation MALTQEQKMEIISKYQLHEKDTGSPEVQIAILTERINQLTEHLKVHKKDFHSRRGLLKMVGQRRSLLNYLKRKDFERYRAIVEKLGLRK, via the coding sequence GTGGCTTTAACGCAAGAACAGAAAATGGAAATCATTTCCAAGTATCAGCTGCACGAAAAGGATACCGGTTCGCCGGAAGTACAAATTGCCATTTTAACCGAAAGAATCAATCAGCTGACCGAGCACTTAAAGGTGCACAAAAAGGATTTCCATTCCCGGCGTGGCCTCTTAAAGATGGTTGGCCAGCGGAGGTCTCTTCTTAATTACTTAAAGCGGAAAGACTTTGAGCGCTACCGCGCCATTGTCGAAAAATTAGGTTTAAGGAAATAA
- a CDS encoding DHH family phosphoesterase, with amino-acid sequence MSLKDLLKKYSKIIVTSHILPDGDAMGSILGFGRALRLNGFEVVMYLKDKPVRLFSFFPDFPRITSDPAVFAGDSLIIALDTADPERLGEEALAVVTSNPQRVINIDHHISNTYFGVENIVVPEASATCEILPQIHEDLGLPWDEWVAAAYYAGITLDTGSFQYTNTTAKSFAVASFLAQKGFDLAMINEKLYMEKPRDSVLLFREALNSLTFEADGKIAWVKFTREQIERFIEGEEVISSIASFVRGIAGVEISILFRETRDGSIKVGFRSKTIDVNEIAAKFGGGGHKKASGCTLKMPLADAVEQVLAEVKKRF; translated from the coding sequence GTGAGTCTTAAAGACCTCTTGAAGAAATATAGCAAAATCATTGTGACGTCCCATATCTTGCCCGATGGGGATGCTATGGGTTCAATTCTGGGTTTTGGCCGGGCCTTACGTTTAAATGGCTTTGAAGTGGTAATGTACCTAAAAGATAAACCGGTTCGCCTGTTTTCCTTTTTTCCCGACTTTCCCCGTATAACTTCCGATCCGGCGGTATTTGCCGGAGACAGTTTAATAATTGCTTTGGATACTGCTGACCCGGAACGTTTAGGAGAAGAAGCATTGGCGGTGGTTACTTCAAACCCGCAAAGGGTTATAAATATTGACCATCACATCAGCAACACTTATTTTGGAGTGGAAAACATAGTCGTGCCCGAAGCTTCGGCTACCTGCGAGATTTTGCCGCAAATCCATGAAGACCTGGGTTTACCCTGGGATGAGTGGGTAGCTGCGGCCTATTATGCCGGTATTACCCTTGATACCGGTTCTTTCCAGTATACCAATACTACCGCCAAAAGTTTTGCTGTAGCTTCCTTTTTGGCTCAGAAAGGCTTTGATCTGGCAATGATCAACGAAAAGCTTTACATGGAAAAACCCAGGGATAGCGTCCTTCTTTTTCGGGAAGCCTTAAACTCCCTGACCTTTGAAGCCGATGGGAAAATTGCCTGGGTAAAATTTACCCGGGAACAAATCGAGCGTTTTATTGAAGGGGAAGAAGTCATAAGTTCGATTGCAAGTTTTGTCCGGGGAATTGCCGGTGTGGAAATTAGCATTCTTTTCCGGGAAACCAGGGATGGCAGCATTAAAGTAGGATTTAGGTCCAAAACTATTGATGTCAACGAAATTGCTGCTAAGTTTGGCGGTGGCGGCCATAAAAAGGCATCCGGTTGCACCCTGAAAATGCCGCTGGCGGATGCGGTGGAACAAGTTTTAGCCGAGGTCAAAAAGAGGTTTTAA
- a CDS encoding deoxyribonuclease IV, which yields MNVGLHLSIAGGLLKLKERIIKNKTEGVQIFSRSPRGGEAKPFNEKELKGFLEFKEEYKLYPLVVHVPYVMNLASPEEEMFQKSVAMIREDLYRSDQLHADFLVVHVGSHRGAGEERGLARMVEGLKILLSENFKTRILIENTAGSGNEMGYSLDHLAYIISETGHEELGICLDTCHLLAAGYDDVSPEGISAFSREFREKIGEERFCLLHVNDSKHPIGSRKDRHENLEQGYIGREGFINLLNSPFFKRVPWILETPEPGIEEDLVKLKKLREEVLKIPADR from the coding sequence ATGAACGTTGGTTTACACCTTTCCATTGCCGGAGGGCTCTTAAAACTTAAAGAAAGAATTATAAAAAATAAAACCGAAGGGGTTCAGATCTTTTCCCGAAGCCCCCGGGGTGGAGAAGCTAAACCCTTTAACGAAAAAGAGTTAAAGGGTTTTTTAGAGTTTAAAGAGGAGTATAAGCTTTATCCTTTAGTGGTTCATGTCCCGTACGTAATGAATTTAGCTTCTCCCGAAGAAGAGATGTTTCAGAAAAGCGTAGCTATGATCCGGGAAGACCTTTACCGCTCCGACCAGCTTCATGCTGACTTTTTGGTAGTCCACGTTGGAAGCCACCGCGGGGCAGGCGAAGAGCGGGGATTAGCCCGGATGGTAGAAGGGCTTAAAATACTGCTTTCCGAGAATTTCAAGACAAGAATCCTGATTGAAAATACCGCCGGTAGCGGCAATGAAATGGGATATTCCCTTGACCACCTGGCTTATATCATTTCCGAAACCGGTCATGAGGAACTGGGGATTTGCCTTGATACCTGTCATTTGCTGGCGGCCGGCTATGATGACGTTTCGCCGGAAGGGATTTCCGCCTTTTCCCGGGAGTTTAGGGAGAAAATCGGGGAAGAGCGCTTTTGTCTTCTTCACGTAAATGATTCCAAACACCCCATTGGTTCGCGAAAAGACCGGCATGAAAATTTAGAGCAGGGATATATAGGGAGAGAAGGGTTTATTAATTTACTGAATTCACCCTTTTTTAAGCGGGTGCCGTGGATTTTAGAAACACCGGAACCGGGGATTGAGGAAGATTTGGTGAAGCTAAAAAAGCTAAGAGAGGAAGTCCTGAAAATTCCAGCGGACCGTTAA
- a CDS encoding ABC transporter ATP-binding protein — MVLKLKNVNLIREKKQILKNITWEINQGEHWAVLGLNGAGKTTLLNLICGYYYPSKGDVEVLGKKFGRYDLRELRREIGFVSSSLQEKLYVRETALEVVLSGLFATIGLFDRPQEEDVEKALRLLEKFNLSNLANSQYQTLSQGEKQKVLIARALINNPRLLILDEPVAGLDLLAREKLLSDIDSLCREESGPAIILVSHHTEEIVAGITHVLLLKNGEVFAAGKKDEVLTSELLTDFYDLPVIVEKEGERYWLKVFKSGM; from the coding sequence TTGGTTTTAAAACTAAAAAACGTGAACTTAATTCGGGAAAAGAAGCAAATCCTCAAGAATATTACCTGGGAAATAAACCAGGGTGAGCACTGGGCGGTCCTGGGCTTAAACGGAGCTGGCAAAACTACCCTTTTAAACCTTATCTGCGGGTATTACTACCCATCGAAAGGTGACGTCGAGGTACTTGGAAAGAAATTTGGTCGCTATGATTTAAGGGAGCTTCGCCGGGAAATTGGTTTTGTAAGCTCTTCTTTGCAGGAAAAGCTTTATGTTCGGGAAACAGCCTTGGAAGTGGTGTTAAGCGGTCTTTTTGCCACCATAGGGCTTTTTGACCGGCCGCAAGAAGAGGATGTCGAAAAAGCCCTTAGGCTTTTAGAAAAATTTAACTTATCTAACCTGGCTAACAGCCAGTATCAAACCCTGTCGCAAGGGGAAAAGCAGAAAGTTTTAATAGCCCGGGCTTTAATTAACAATCCCCGCCTTTTAATCTTAGATGAACCGGTGGCAGGATTGGACCTTTTAGCCCGGGAGAAACTACTTTCCGATATTGACTCCCTTTGCCGGGAAGAAAGTGGACCTGCAATTATTTTGGTATCGCATCATACCGAGGAAATTGTGGCTGGGATAACCCATGTCCTGTTGTTAAAAAATGGAGAAGTTTTTGCCGCGGGCAAAAAAGATGAGGTACTGACTTCAGAGCTTTTAACAGATTTTTACGACCTGCCGGTTATAGTTGAAAAAGAGGGAGAAAGGTATTGGCTTAAGGTTTTTAAGAGCGGGATGTAA
- the sleB gene encoding spore cortex-lytic enzyme produces MKKFFAVFSLIFMLLLPVAVVSEALASQVVYYKVGSYGSKVLEIERKLVSLGYKVYKVDKYFDVSTKKAVMAFQKKEGLKVDGIVGPVTMKRLIARTSTSVSRSAFRISPEDQELLARMVEAEAGGEPYLGKVAVAAVILNRVKSPLFPNDVRGVILQKGAFEPILNGWFWQVTVSAESKKAVADALRGIDPSNGALYFYNPAKSNHPWFANRVVTARIGNHVFTK; encoded by the coding sequence ATGAAAAAATTTTTTGCAGTGTTTTCTTTAATTTTTATGCTATTACTCCCTGTAGCAGTTGTATCTGAAGCTTTGGCTTCGCAGGTGGTTTATTACAAGGTTGGAAGTTACGGCTCAAAAGTTCTGGAGATTGAGAGAAAACTTGTAAGTTTGGGTTATAAGGTCTACAAAGTGGATAAGTATTTTGACGTTTCTACCAAAAAAGCGGTTATGGCGTTTCAGAAAAAAGAGGGTTTAAAAGTAGACGGTATTGTTGGTCCGGTAACGATGAAGCGGTTAATAGCCCGGACTTCCACTTCTGTATCCCGGAGCGCTTTTCGTATCAGCCCGGAAGACCAGGAGCTACTTGCCCGCATGGTGGAGGCGGAAGCCGGAGGTGAGCCGTATCTGGGCAAGGTGGCGGTGGCCGCGGTAATTTTAAACCGGGTAAAATCACCGCTCTTTCCTAACGATGTTCGGGGAGTAATTTTGCAAAAAGGAGCTTTTGAACCAATCCTGAACGGTTGGTTCTGGCAGGTAACGGTATCTGCTGAATCGAAGAAGGCGGTGGCTGATGCGTTACGCGGGATTGACCCTTCCAACGGCGCTTTGTACTTCTATAATCCGGCCAAATCGAACCATCCCTGGTTTGCTAACCGGGTAGTTACCGCCCGCATCGGCAACCACGTCTTCACCAAATAG
- a CDS encoding polyribonucleotide nucleotidyltransferase, whose amino-acid sequence MTTGRQILEKEIMIAGRPLKLTAGKVATQASGSVLVSYGDTVVLVTATGSKEPREGIDFFPLTVDYEERFYAVGKIPGGFIKREGRPSEKAILSARLIDRPIRPLFPKGFKNDVHIVATVLSVNQDNPPEIAAMNGASAALTLSHLPFLGPIGAVVVGLVEDELVINPTIEQAEKSRLHLVVAGTRDAVMMVEAGAQEVPEEIMIEAITRGHEEVKKIVAFIEEFREEALKLGLAKEKMEVVVEEKAELKEAVTAEAYPLLKEAIEKIIAEKFNKQERDEYLENLKKELTTKFLETYPEEELTIKGILDSIQKEIVRQKILKEGIRIDGRKTDEVRPIWCEVGLLPRTHGSGLFTRGQTQVLSIVTLGAVGDVQILDDLGIEESKRFMHHYNFPPYSVGEVRPMRGPGRREIGHGALAERALEPVIPPEEVFPYTIRIVSEVLESNGSTSMGSVCGSTLALMDAGVPIKAPVAGVAMGLIKEGDEVAILTDIQGIEDALGDMDFKVAGTKDGITALQMDIKIAGVTRDILTKALAQAREGRMHILGKMLEVISEPRKELSPYAPRIIFTTVDPEKIRDIIGPGGKIIKKIIDETGVKIDIEDDGRIFIAAVDKEAGEKALNIIENLTKEIEVGKVYLGKVTRIADFGAFVEVVPGVLGLPGKEGLVHISQLAHSRVKRVEDVVKEGDQILVKAIGYDNQGRLKLSRKDAIPAEEVREKKNPPIHKPRREGK is encoded by the coding sequence ATGACCACGGGAAGGCAGATTTTAGAAAAAGAAATAATGATTGCAGGAAGGCCGTTAAAGCTTACCGCAGGTAAAGTTGCGACCCAGGCCAGCGGTTCGGTTTTGGTAAGCTATGGCGATACCGTAGTTCTGGTAACGGCTACCGGAAGTAAAGAGCCCCGGGAAGGCATTGATTTCTTTCCGCTGACGGTAGATTACGAAGAGAGGTTTTACGCTGTTGGTAAAATTCCCGGAGGTTTTATTAAGCGGGAAGGACGTCCCAGTGAAAAGGCAATTTTATCGGCGCGCTTAATTGACCGTCCTATTCGTCCTCTTTTCCCAAAAGGCTTTAAAAACGATGTCCATATTGTAGCAACGGTTTTATCGGTAAATCAGGATAATCCCCCGGAAATTGCCGCGATGAACGGAGCTTCGGCTGCTCTTACCCTTTCCCACCTGCCGTTTTTAGGTCCCATTGGTGCAGTGGTGGTGGGGTTGGTGGAGGATGAACTGGTGATAAATCCCACCATTGAGCAGGCGGAAAAAAGCCGGCTGCACTTAGTGGTTGCTGGGACCAGGGATGCGGTGATGATGGTGGAAGCAGGCGCCCAGGAAGTGCCCGAAGAAATTATGATTGAAGCTATAACGAGAGGCCATGAAGAAGTTAAGAAAATTGTTGCCTTTATCGAAGAGTTTAGGGAGGAAGCATTAAAGCTCGGGCTGGCCAAGGAGAAGATGGAAGTAGTGGTGGAAGAGAAGGCGGAGCTCAAGGAAGCGGTTACCGCTGAAGCTTATCCCCTTCTTAAAGAAGCAATTGAAAAAATTATAGCTGAAAAATTTAACAAACAGGAGCGGGATGAATATCTTGAAAATTTAAAAAAGGAACTTACAACCAAGTTTTTGGAAACTTATCCCGAAGAAGAGCTTACCATTAAAGGCATCTTGGACAGCATTCAAAAAGAAATCGTTCGGCAGAAGATCTTAAAAGAAGGCATTAGAATTGACGGCCGGAAGACTGACGAAGTGCGGCCAATCTGGTGTGAAGTGGGGCTACTACCCCGGACTCACGGTTCCGGTCTCTTTACCCGGGGACAAACTCAGGTCTTAAGTATTGTTACTTTAGGTGCTGTTGGCGATGTGCAAATTCTTGATGACCTTGGGATAGAGGAATCCAAGCGTTTTATGCACCATTATAACTTCCCACCCTACAGCGTTGGTGAGGTTCGCCCAATGCGCGGGCCGGGGCGGCGGGAAATCGGCCACGGAGCGTTGGCCGAAAGAGCGCTTGAGCCGGTGATTCCGCCGGAGGAAGTTTTTCCCTACACTATCCGGATAGTATCGGAAGTTTTAGAGTCTAACGGTTCAACTTCCATGGGTTCAGTTTGCGGTAGCACTTTAGCGTTAATGGATGCCGGTGTTCCCATCAAAGCGCCGGTAGCTGGTGTTGCTATGGGTTTAATTAAAGAGGGAGATGAAGTAGCCATCTTAACCGACATCCAGGGAATTGAAGACGCTCTGGGGGATATGGATTTTAAAGTTGCCGGTACCAAAGATGGCATTACCGCTCTGCAGATGGATATTAAAATCGCTGGCGTTACCCGGGATATATTAACAAAGGCTTTAGCCCAGGCCCGGGAAGGCCGGATGCATATTTTGGGCAAGATGTTGGAAGTAATTTCCGAACCAAGGAAAGAACTTTCGCCCTATGCTCCGCGAATAATCTTTACCACCGTGGATCCGGAAAAGATTCGGGATATAATTGGTCCCGGCGGTAAAATAATTAAGAAAATTATTGATGAAACAGGAGTCAAAATCGATATTGAGGACGACGGTCGGATTTTCATTGCAGCGGTGGATAAGGAAGCGGGCGAAAAAGCTCTCAACATTATTGAAAACCTTACCAAGGAAATTGAAGTGGGCAAAGTATATCTTGGGAAAGTTACCAGGATAGCTGACTTTGGAGCTTTTGTGGAAGTAGTTCCAGGGGTGCTGGGCCTTCCCGGCAAAGAAGGCTTGGTACATATCAGTCAGCTTGCCCATTCCCGGGTGAAGAGAGTGGAAGATGTGGTAAAAGAAGGTGACCAGATTTTGGTTAAGGCGATTGGTTACGACAACCAGGGTAGACTGAAACTTTCCCGGAAAGATGCGATCCCAGCGGAGGAAGTAAGGGAAAAGAAAAATCCTCCAATTCATAAACCCCGAAGGGAAGGAAAATAA
- a CDS encoding bifunctional riboflavin kinase/FAD synthetase, whose amino-acid sequence MQVFHGSREFTLNCPVVLALGNFDGVHLGHQKLLRVTRDLAGKIGACPGVYTFWPHPLEVLQGKQVKYILPLDERLKRFAAEELEFTVLESFTPEYARLSPGEFINMLLENFNLAGVVAGFNYTFGHLGAGRVTDLIKAGERFGFKVEVVEPVTFGQEVVSSTAIREKLAAGDIAKVNGMLGYTYFLKGKVIGGDKLARKIGFPTANILPEENLVLPQYGVYRVDVEITGEEVKIPGIANLGVRPTVKVESRPLLEVHLLNYKANLYHRELKVSFLKKIRPEKKFNSLEELKKQIELDVKEALQGIN is encoded by the coding sequence TTGCAGGTTTTTCACGGTTCCAGGGAGTTTACTTTAAATTGCCCTGTGGTGTTAGCTTTAGGCAATTTTGACGGAGTGCATCTTGGTCACCAGAAACTTTTGAGGGTTACCCGGGATTTAGCCGGTAAAATCGGGGCCTGTCCCGGGGTGTATACTTTCTGGCCCCATCCTTTAGAGGTGCTTCAGGGAAAACAGGTAAAATATATCCTTCCTTTAGACGAGCGTCTTAAGAGATTTGCTGCGGAAGAGCTGGAATTTACTGTGTTAGAATCTTTTACCCCCGAATACGCCCGGCTTTCTCCGGGGGAGTTTATAAATATGCTTTTGGAAAATTTTAATTTGGCGGGAGTAGTGGCAGGTTTTAATTATACTTTTGGCCACCTGGGAGCCGGCAGGGTAACTGACCTGATTAAAGCGGGAGAACGTTTTGGGTTTAAAGTGGAGGTGGTTGAGCCGGTTACCTTTGGCCAGGAAGTGGTGAGTTCAACGGCAATCCGGGAAAAATTAGCGGCCGGGGATATTGCTAAGGTCAACGGTATGCTTGGCTACACTTATTTTTTAAAAGGTAAGGTAATCGGGGGCGATAAGCTTGCCCGGAAAATTGGCTTTCCTACTGCCAACATTTTGCCGGAGGAAAACCTGGTTTTACCGCAGTACGGCGTTTATCGGGTAGATGTAGAAATTACCGGCGAAGAGGTAAAAATTCCGGGCATTGCTAACCTCGGAGTGCGCCCGACGGTAAAAGTTGAAAGTCGTCCGCTTTTAGAGGTTCATCTTTTAAACTATAAAGCTAATCTTTATCACCGGGAACTCAAGGTTAGTTTTTTAAAGAAAATTCGTCCCGAGAAAAAATTTAATTCCCTGGAAGAATTAAAAAAACAAATCGAGTTAGATGTTAAAGAAGCTTTACAAGGAATAAATTAA